CTTATGGACGTGGCGTTGCACAGGACCATAGGTGTGCGCGACCTTATCCATGAAGGCCGTGTTGACCCGGTAGGTGCCGTACCCTTCATTTGAGAACTCGGTCAGCAACTCATCAAAACACTGGTAGGCGGCCTTTGTCATGGCCGGATCCGTTTTGTCATAGAGCACGTCCACGATGTGGTGCATGTCACGCATGCCCACGATGAACTCGCCGGAATAGTCCAGTCCGTATTTCCCCAGAATACGTTTGGTCATGGCCATTTGTTTGAGGGTCTCGCTTCCACGCGCCTGCGAGACCGGGGCGAACCACATGGAGCCGCCGCCGCCGCGCCAGTTGTAGAGCGAGAATTCCTTGAGAGTCATGTCTCCGCGCATCAGTGCGGCGCGATACTGGAAGGCCGGATCGTCAGCCGCTTCCTGTTCCGTCAGAATCTTTGCCTTACCGGATTTGCTGAACGAGTCCGTCACGATCTTCCAATTCACGTCGATCTGTTCCTGCGTGCCGTACAGCGCCGCATAGACATTCCAGGCCCCTAGCTTGTGGTCCTTCATGATCTGCCGCACCGCGTCATCGGTGATCGCCCCGGTGCCTGTCACATAGTCGCTCCGCTTGGCCTTCGTTGGCGCTTCATAGAGCGCATGGGCGATCACGATCGCATTGGGGATGACCCCGCTGATGCGAAGCGGCCTAATAGTCTCGACGATTTCCACGATATCGTCTTCATTCTCGTACTGAATGACGAACGGTTTGAAGGCGGGAGGGGCGGGCATCAGCCAGAATCCGAATTTGGTCACGATGCCGTAATTGGATTGGGTAAAGATCCCATCCAGATACGGTCCATATCCCCACTTGAAGACCTGCCAGGTGTTGGACTTCGGCAGCGAGCCCATCCCCGTGCGCAACACCTCGCCGTTCGCGAGGACGACTTCCATCCCGCAGGCAAAGAGAAAATGTTCTCCATAGGGCGTATACCCGACGCCGCGATCCAACGTATTGCCGGTCGGCCCGGCAATGGCAGAAGGGGCGGGACAGGAGAGCCAGAGCGGATACTTGTGTTCCTGTATGTAATCGTAGAGCTGTTTGTACGTGACACCCGGTTCGACGAGGGCGAAACAGAGATCCGGATCGACTTCCAGAATGCGGTTCATCCGTTTCAGATCGAGCACCACCTGACCCCGTTCGGCCGGCGCGGCAGAACCATACCCGAAGTTCCGACCGGTCGAGATCATCCAGATCGGGACTGTATATTTGTTGCAGACCGCGACAATCTTCTGGATCTGTTCGACCGTCGTAGCCTGGAGCGCGGCCGAAGGAGTATGGTCCGCGTCCGGGACCGGCATCATGGTCTTGATGTAAGGGGCAAGCTGTTCCGCCGTGACAAGGACGGAATCCTGGCCCAGGATACTGCGGAATTCGGCGATCGCTGCCTCAAAGGTTTTCTCCGAGACACCTTTCGGTAGCGCGATAAATTTGCTGGCCATGCTGATCCTCCTGTGCGCCTAAAGATCCATCACGAATGAGACGAATCGTTGTGTGGAACGCAATGGATTAGGATTGAACGTTCGAGAGACGAACGCGCGGGTAGAGCAGACTTCCTGAACCTCATTCACCCCAAGAGCCGAAGCCGCCACCGCATAACCCACGGATTCCACCCACTGTCGAGACTGCCGCGAGACCGTTTCACTTGCAGAGATGGGGGGTGGGATGGGCGTCCATCCCTCACCTCCAGTCAAGCCCAGCTGTGCACATCCTTCCAGGAGCGACAGTCCCGAACAGTGGAGATGCATCGCGTCGGATCCGGCACGCCGATAGGAGGAAAATCCCGATGCAGACCAGCCGCTCGGCATGCTCGTGGCAGATGATTCGTTGAGGAAGCTTTCGGTAATCGAAAAACTTTCACGTGCCGCGATGAGTCGGGAAGCGAGGAAGCCACCAACACCCTGAGCAGATGAGGCCGTGAGCCACGTATGCCGAAGCGAGCAGGCCTGGTCGTTCACTGAAGCATGAGAACCGACTGAGAGGAACCGACCTCCGGATGTCCGCGCCAGTTCCTGAAACACCGCCGCACTCGCGTCGTCCATGACGGCAATCCAGCGCGCTCCGCTCGTCTGTTCAAGCAATGACACGAGCGTGCCAGGAGCGGACAGGAGTCCACCGTGCACCTTCATCATTTCCAGCTCATCGTATTCCACTTCCTGACAGGCCGCGCGGACACCGTTGGCAAACTGGTCGTCCACGTTGTTGTCTCCCAGGAAGAGCAGACACCGCTTGGGATTCCTGGTCGGCCTGTCCGCAAACGCCCACGACGGAGTCCCGAGCGCCAGCAGAGCCCCTCCCGCCAACAAACCTTTCATGAGGCTGCGTCGATCGATATCCATGTGGTGAGCCCTCCTTACTGGTTGGCTGCGGCTTTCGAGACATACTCGGCCACCCTCGCCAGCGACTCGTCGTCGATCTCCGCGGCGCGAAAGGATGGCATAGCACGGTTACCGTGGCGGACGATGAATGTGATGTAGGCGGGAGCAAGGCCACGCCCGCGAATGGTCGGGCCGACCTTGGCCTCATGACAAAACGCACAGACCTTCGCATAGACTTCGGCCCCGTCTTTCCATTGGAACCCAGGTTCGGGAGCCTCTTGAAATGTGGCCTCTGCGATGCTGAGCACATTCCCCACCACCACGAATGCCGTCAGGATCAAGGCCGGCACCGTCCATACTACTTTTAACGCTTGCATGGCGTCTCCTCCCTATCCAATCCGACCTCTACTTTCTCGCAAGCCACGGAGCTGCTCCTCTCGAACTTCTCGGCAGCAATCGTCCTGCATATCCTAAGCCAATCAATAGGGGGCGGTGGGAAGATCGCGCACAGCCCCCTCATCGATTCGACGAATGGCCCGATCCTCACCAGCACATAGCGAGCATGTCACCATTCAGACCGGGACGATCAAAAACGGCACTGTCTTTGAGGCGTCGGTGTCGGCTGGCGGGGGCATCGTTGTCGGCGCTTACGAGGAACGCCGACAACAACGGGATGAAGGCATCTTGAGTCAGTAGCCCGCAAATTTTTCAGTGCGAACATCGCTGTCTTCGATGCGGGCCTCTTTCAACATCGCCCGTAGCGCGGTCACCATACCTGGCGGGCCGACCACGTAGTAGATCGGCTTCTCCACATTCACGAGATGTTTGGAGAGCAGCGCCGCATTGATGTACCCCGTCTCGCCCTGCCAAGGTCGGGAGGATTTCTCGGGTTCGGTCATGGTGCCCACGAAGCGATAATGAGGATTCTTGTCCTGCAAAGCCTGTAGCTCCTCAAGGAACGGCGCATCCTCCGGTCGCCGATTGGAGTAGAACAGCACCATGGGGTGCGATGACCGCTGCATCGCCGCCTGCACCACCATGCTGCGAAACGGTGTAATGCCGATTCCGCCTGCCAGAAAGACGGCGGGGCGGGTCTGGTCGGCATGCAGCACCAACTTTCCGAACGGCCCTTCCATCCGGACAGTTGAGCCGAGAGGCATACGCTGCAGTTCGCGCTTGAAGGCGGTATCGCGAAGCCGGGTGGCGACCATCAGGATCGATTCCTGCGGTGCGCTCGCGATGGAAAAGGCCCTGGTATTTCCCGCCGCATCGGTCTCAGAAGGCTGCGGCAGCGTCAGGTCGACAAACTGACCCGGCGTGAAGGCAAACTGCGTCGGCTTGTCGAAGTAGAACGCCATCGTCCCTTCCGCCACCAGCCGGCGCTCTGTCAATGTGACCGAATACCCGCTCTCACCCGCCGCCTCACTCATGATTCACCTCTCGTGTCACGCGCTGCACGCCGGTCAACCAGGAGCTCAAAGCGACTTGTGGGTCCCGTCGCAGAACGGCGGGTTCTTGGTGTGCTTACACTGGCACAACGCCACGGTTTTCTTTTCGGTTGTCGTGAACTCCATAGGCGTGAAACTGGTTCCCTTGTGAGACCCATCACAAAACGGTTGCTTCTTCGAGCGCCCGCACCGGCACCAATAGTACGTCCCGGCTTCCAACTCCATGACCGCCGGCTGCTTCGCTGCAATGACTGGTTCTTCCATGCTCTGCCCTCCTGTTTAATTGAATGTTTTCATTTCCACACGCATTCTTGCCCCACCGGGCTCCGATCGCTCATACGCGTCAGAGGCAAATCTCCTGCCATCTCCAGCAGGCGAGGAGCTCGCTCTGTCACTTGCCGGTACCATGAGAACCGACACCGTTGAGGAGAAATGCGCCAGCCTCCGTCTGCGTCCTGCAGCAGAAAGGGGCACGGGTGATCCAGCCCGGCACGTGTCGACCAGACCTAGGTCCTTTTTCCCATCCTGCTAGAGCGACAGTGGCTTGATCGGCGACACGACCGCCGCCGGGTTGTTCTTCCACAAGGCCTCATCGGCATCCACGTAGACCTCGACTTCGTTGCCGTCCGGATCGCGGAGGTAGAGGCTCTGGCTCACGGTATGGTCGCTCATGCCGTCGATGACGACACCTGCCGCTTCCAGTTCCTGTTTCGCCGCACGAAGCTCATCCAGGCTGTCGCCGACCTTGATACCGATATGATAGAGCCCGCGCCGTCGGCCTTGCGGAGGAGCCGGCGCATCGCCGACTTGAATCAACAGCAACTCGTGATGCGTCCGACCAGAGGTCAGTGCCGCAGCGGCGCCGTTGAAAATCCGCCCGACTTCCTGAAAGCCCAGGAGATCGCGATAGAACGCCAGCGAGCGCTGGAGATCCTTGACGTAGAACACCACATGCCCGAGATAGTGCGCCTTCATGATTTCCTTTCCTGTTCGTGAAGCGTCGCTCGGCTCTCGTCCTCACATGACGGCGAGTGTCCCTTTCACACGATCCACCTACGATGGTGCCCGTAGGATCGGACGGCCGTTACCGGAGCAAGGCCCTGACCGCCGCATGCGCCAGCACCACATCCGGCTCACGCTGCAACGCATCGTAATAATGTCTACCGAAACCATCGCCCTCTTCCGAGGGCGTTAACATGGTCCGTATGGAGTCGATAGCCACGGTCATCTCCGTCCGATCCTCGATCTCATCTTGCTCCGACAATTCATCGATCTTGACCATCAATTGAGACAAGGGCCGCAGCCAGGCGAACCATGCGTCACCCAACACGAGCTGAAAGAATGCGCCGCTCGTCTCGATCCGCCCATGCACCCGTTCATAGGAGACCCGTTCGCTGTCCAGCAGAGCCTTGTGCAAGCGCAGCAACGACCGCGACAGGTTACCCAAATGTGCGCGCATGTGATGGTCGCCCGGCATGATGTCGCCTCCTTGCGAATCGGTCTCGCTCATCCTGTTGGTTCACTGTCGAGTTGGTGCGCCTTCCGGCCGCCACGGGCCAGTGGTGGCTCGGCCAGCCGTCCCTCGACCATCAGCCGCGCCATCTCCACGGCGCGGGAGACCAGCGCCTGCGCACCATCCCGCAATTCACGGCTGCGCTGCACTTCGGAATTGTTCCGTTCCATGTCTTCCGCGCTCCATCCCCGTGAATGGGCGATGAACGGGAATTGAGGAAACTGGCAGCCGACCTCAGCAAAGAAGGTCATCATTTGTCCCGCAACGCCCTGCACATTGTCCTGCCCGCCCATGATGATGAACGCGGCCACCTTGTTCTTGAGCAGATGCCGGTTCGCGACCGTCTCCTGGTTCTGAATGCAATTCATGCGTTCAACCATTTTGTAGTAGAGACTGCTGGCGCCGCCCCATCTGATCGGGGTGGAAACCAAAATCACGTCCGCCCAGTGCACAACCCCTTCGTACACCTGCTCCATCTGGTCGGCCGGATCCATCTGGGTAATGGAACAGGGCCAGGTGCAGGCTTCCGCCGCCTTGGAATAGAACCCTTCACAAGGCCTGAACGACAGGTCGCGCAGCTTGATGAGCCGCGTGTCGGCCTGGAGTTGCTCGCGCGCGTGTCCCAAGGCGACTTCCAGTAGGGCGTCGGAGGCGCTATAGCGCGGTTGGTCGACCGTCATCGCCGTGGTGGCGAGGCCCAACACGCGAATCGGACCCTCGCCGCGCACGATCGGACGGGCCAAGGGATGGGATGTCTTCGGTAACTTCTTCCGCTTGGTGGCCGACGCCAGATCGACGTACAGGCGTCCCCCGTCAATCATCAGCGAATAGCTGGGCACGCAGTCCCCCTCATACCCCGGTTCACCCTGACCCGTCTGGCGATGAAATTTCCAGTAGTGCCAGGGACAGACCACATAGTCGCCGTCGAGCCGACCCTGTCCCAGCGGCCCGCCGATGTGATTGCAGATGCCCGAAATGGCCGCAAACCTGCCGTCGTGATAACTCAGGGCGAGTGTGGTCTTGCCACAGACGACTTCCTGCAGCGGCTTCTGCTTCAGCTCGTCGACCTGACCGACTTCAGTCCAATTCGCATCCGGCACGGGATCTCCCTCTCAGGTGAAGCGTAGACGACCGGGACTAGCAGGCTGCGGAAACACTCGATGATTGCGTCATACGTCGCATTTCGCACACGGGCCGTCTCGCGTCAGAATCGCCCGCAGGATGTGCAAAAGGGCCGTCCAGCAAGGCCGCAGCGAAGGCAGAGGCGAATCGTTCATTCTTACCCGCCCACCCCGAGCCTGCCAAGACAGGCTCTTGTCCCGTGGCCGTATGGTGAGCCTCTGAGGTGCGCGAGACGACGAATAAGTCGTCTCATGATTGCGCACGGGCGTGAGTCGGTGAGCGCCCAGTGTCTTGCGAGAACGCCGCTGGCGGACTTTTTCCGCATCCTGCTAGAAACGCTTCTCTTCCAGATCGTACACATCGAAGTAGGTATACACCGGGCGATGCGTCGGCACGTATTTCGGGATGTAGTCTTCCATATAGGCCTGCACCGACGGAGCCATCTCGGACAGACGCAGGTCCCGCATCTTGTTATTCCACTCAATGATGGCCTGTCGGTCTTGCACCTTGCTGTGGACCTTGAGCCATGTACCAAGCTCTTCGTCCGTCGCTCCGGTTGCCACGACCTCCTTGAACTGGTCAGGAGCGATCCCCGTATAGGCGAATAACAGGCTCGCCAGGGAACAGGGCCAGTAGTTGTACTCCCCATTGATGCCCAACAAGAACGCCCGGCATTTATCCGCGCAGCGAGCAGCGATCACATATCCGCCGAGCATTTCCCTCGGGCTGCGAGGATAGGTCTTGGTGAGATCCTTCGCCAGCTTGCGGACCTGTTCCATACCAATCATGTGGTCGCTCCTTTTCCTGCTCTCGTGCGCGAGGGCTTGGAGAATGTGATGCCCGTTTTTTGAACTTCCTGATAGGGGAGGAGCCACACCAATGACTCATCCGACAGGTCGCCGACCTGGATACGATTCCCCCAGGGGTCGCGGAAATCACAGCGGAAATGCGGCGCCATCTTCAATTTGTATTTCTTGGTGAGTTTTCGCCGTACCTCTTTGATCTGCTCCGCATCGCGAACCATCAACCCGAAATGCTTCACGCGGTCAGGCTGCAACTGCTCGACTTCAAAAATGGCCATGAATTGATGCTCGCCGAGCTTGCACCATGCGGCGCCTTCGCCACCGCGCAACATTTCGAGCCCGAATACATCCGAATAAAACTTCACCGCCTCCTTGGCGTCGGTGACTTCAATGACGATGTGGTTACATCCGTAGACGTGGACCGCCATGTTCGTTGCTCCTTACGCACTCGCCTGGTTGATCGCGGCGACAAATGTCTCGACCGGCTGCGCCCCCGACACTGTGGCCTTTCCGTTCAAGACGAAGTAGGGGACGCCTCTGATCCCCAATTGCCGCCCACGGGCCTCTTCCTGTCGCACGCCCTCCACCCCGTCGTTCGACTCCAGGAACCGACCAACCGCCGCCCCGTCCAATCCAGCCCCGGCGGCCAGCGAGATCAGCTGGTCGGCCTCACCCACATTCACGCCCTCCATGAAATACCCGTAAAACAAGGCCTCGACCAACGCGTCTTGCCGACCCTGTTGTTGAGCAAACCACACGAGCCGATGCGCATCGAACGTGTTCGGGGTGCGCGTGATTCGGCCGAACGCGAACTCGATGCCTGCACTGACTCCTGCGACGGTGATGCGATCGTGGATCGCTTGCACCTCTTCCGGCCCGCCGAACTTCGTCTCGAGATACACACGGCGATCTATACCGACTTTGGGCATGGTCGGGTTCAGCTGGAACGGGCGCCAGAAGACACGAGCGCGTTCTTGCGCCTGCGCCGATTCGAGCGCCTGTTCCAACCGCCGCTTCCCGATGTAACACCAGGGGCAGACCACGTCCGAATAGATGTCGATGGTGAGCGATCTCTCGCTCATGACAAATGGCCCATCTTTCCGGCCTGGTAATCATGCACCGCCTGAATGATCTCTTCTCGCGTGTTCATCACAAACGGTCCATACCGCGCAATCGGCTCCTCGATCGGCTGACCGCTCATCACGAGCAGGGTGCTGTCCTGCTTGGCCTCGAGCGTCACCCGCTCACCGCGCTTCCCGAGGAGTGCGAGTTCCACGTCGCCCACGGCTTGCGTGCCGTTCACCACGACCTGTCCGTGCAGCACAAAGACCGACGAATTAAACCCGTCGGGCAATGCCAGTTCCACCTGGTGCCCCGCCGTCAGCCGCACATCATACAGATGAACCGGGCTGAACGTCCTCGCAGGACCGTTCACGCCCCGAAACGTGCCGGCGATCACCCGAAGCCGGCCGGCGCCTCCGCCAAGATCAACTGACGGGATGTCTTCCTTCACCAACGTCTGATACCGTGGCGTCGTCATTTTGAAGGCCTTCGGCAAATTCACCCACAGCTGAATGCCTTCCAGCAACCCACCCTGCCGTGCGAATTCCTTTTCGTGCAGCTCTTCATGCACGACCCCGGATGCGGCCGTCATCCACTGCACATCACCGGGCCCGATGACACCGCCGCTGCCCGTCGAATCCCGGTGCGCCACCTTTCCATGATACATGATCGTCACCGTTTCGAACCCGCGATGCGGATGTTCTCCCACCCCGCGTTGTCTGGCGCTGGGCGGAACCTGGTCGGGCCCCATATAGTCGAGCATCAAGAACGGAGACAGCTGTTCGTCGACACCGGCGCCCGGAATCATATTGCGCACAGGAAATCCATCACCCACCATATGATGCGAGCCCGGCTGATAGACACCGACCAGTTCTTTCGTTCCGATTGTCTCTGTGTGCATCTCGGCCTCCTTTCTTACGCCATCCCTCGCGCGGCTTCGGCTAAGGAGATGGTTCCGCGCACCACTGCCTTGGGAAACTCATACCCGATCGTGCCCTTGGAGAAGGAGGTGTACATCTCTTCGAACAGCCTTGCCGCCTCATCAGAAAACCCGAATGAGGTCATGGTCGGCACGACAGCACTGAGCGGCGCAGCCTGTGACTCGACCTTGCGCCCGAGGATCCGGCCGAATTCCACCGCCACCTGCTCCGGACTGTACTCCTCCGGGCCTGCAAGTTCCACAATCTCATGCCCCGATCCACCGGCCATCAATCGCTCCGCCGCCACCCGGCCGATGTCGCTCGTCGAAATCATCGGTATGCTGGCCTGCGGGGGTATGAAGGTGGGGAGCACCCCCTGTTCCCTCGCCATGCCGAGACCAATCGCCCAATTCTCCATGAAATAGCACGGACGCAACACCGTCAGATTGCGCGTCACCACACCCAACTGTTGCTCACCATACCGAACTGCTCGGATCGGCCCGGTCCCATCCGGAAGCTGCGCGCCGACAGACGACAACAATAGGACCTGTGCCACACCGCCGGCTTTCACCGCTTCCGCCGCCTGGTCCACCCGTTTCCGCTGTTCCGCGATCCAGGATGAGGCGCCATAGTTTGGCGGAATCAGCAGATACAGACCTGAAGCGCCTTGCACGGCTCGCGTCAAGGCCGGCACATCATCCAGCGAAGCGACAGCCACCTCCGCCCCCTTGGTGCGCCATGCCGCGCCTTGGTCAGCCGATCGCACCACCACCCTCACCGGCTGCTTGCGCGCCAGCAATGTCTCTGCCACAACCTTTCCCGTATGTCCGGTCACTCCCAGTACGACAAACATTGCTCTCGCTCCTTTCCCCCGTCAGTCAAGTCGGCCCGCCACGAGCTTGTCCAGCACCCGGCTTCCGTCATCGGCAAGGCCGCCGCCTTTCCGACCGGCTCTCATCAGAGTCAGTATAATAGTTCTAGTTAGAACAAAGTCAACCCCTCGCATGCGATCGAGCATCGCTGGATGGTTCGAGGGCCGGTGACTCTCGACTGGCGGCACACCGAGCCGGGCACCACGCGCCGGAGCATCTTATCCTCGTGGAGGACACGAACAGGAGAGGATGCAAGCGTCGCGCCGACAGTCACAGCGGCGAGGGAATTGGAGCAGAGCACACCTATTCACTCACGAAGGCAGGCGGTCTGAGCACGCCGGACGACGCCAGCAACAGGATGGGGAGTGATTTCAGGGTGACGAATCGGGGTGGAACGGCCAGGCGGCGGGAGACTGCGTTACTTTCGGCTCTTGATCGCCCGCTCCACCTCGCGCCCCGCTTCACGCGCCTTGATGGATTCACGACGATCGTACTGTTTCTTTCCCTTGGCCAACGCCAGTTCCACCTTGGCATGCCCACGCTTCGAAAAGTAGATACGTAACGGCACGAGGGTCAGACCCTTGAGCTGAGTCTTCCCGATCAGCTTATTGATCTCCTTGCGATGCAGGAGCAGCTTCCGCTTGCGAAGCGGATCATGATTCATGAGGTTGCCGTGCGAATAGGGGCTGATGTGACAATGATTCAAATAGACCTCACCGTCATCGACCGAGGCATAACTGTCTTGCAGGTTCACCCGCCCTTCTCGCAGGGACTTGACCTCCGTCCCCCGTAAGATGACGCCGGCTTCGAATTTCTCCTCGATAAAATAGTCGTGGTAGGCCTTCCGGTTGGTGGCCACTACCTTGAATTGATCGTCTTGACCCTGTGTCTTCGTCATCGTGGTTCGCCGGCGGCTATTTCCGCCGGGCGCATTTTGTTATGATGCCCCATGCGAGGACAGAGCAGGCTCGATTCATTCGGTACGATTTTGGCCGGGGTGGCTCACCGGCTGGGCCTGGAGAGCAAACTCTTCGAGGCCCGTCTGCGACGTCACTGGCCTGAAATCGTGGGCGAGCCCATTGCCACGCACACACGCCCTGACCAAGTCCGCTTTAAGAAGCTCTACATCCTCGTACACAACTCGGTCTGGCTGCAACAACTCACCTTCCTCAAACCCGAGCTGCTGGACAAGGTCAACTCGATGGCCGGAGAGAAGCTGGTGACGGAACTCGTGCTGCGCATCGGAGACGTGTCCCTGGACCGCGCCTCACAGCCGATGGCATCAGCGCCCGAGGCCGGACCGCCGCAGCCGAGTGCCGAACTCCTTCGAGAAGCGACACTGCATACACAAGGAATTCAGGATCAGGCTCTGCGCGAACAGCTGGCGGCCGTCATGGCGCAGGCGTTGGCGATGACACCGCCGGACTCTTCGCGGCGGGCCCCTTAAACAACTGCCGCGAATAGACCGCGGTTGCCGCGCTGTCTTTGCCTTTGGGAACCGGTCCGATCCGGCCCTCTTCTTCCTGCTCGTCCAGCTTGTAAAACCCTCGCACTGATCCTTCGAATCCGTCCCGCACCGCCGGGTCTTCGCCCGTCACATACTTGTGCAGCATCTCGGGCTCCGTCCACCCCTCATCCGTGAAGACGTATATCGCGATACGTTGGTAGCGCCCTTTCGGATCATCTCCGGTAGTCGGACGGATTTTCATCGGGCCGAAATTTCGTGTCTCCGCACCGACCTTGCGGAAGCGTTCGAGCAGGGTTTCGATTTCGGTGTCGCTGGTCCAGGGCGGGACGTGCACCGCCACGATTGAGCCTTCCTGGGAGCCGATGCTGTAGGGAGGAATGGAACGATCAGGCCGGCTCAGAAACATGCCGCCCCAAATTAACGCAAAGGAGCAGAAGAGCACCCCCAGCGCCATCTTCACCACCGTATCCAGCGGACGCTTGGCAGGGGGGCCGGCGGGAGCCGCGGCCGGCGGCGGAGTCTGATGATTCATGACCATGGTGAAGCGGGCCGCTCGAATTCAAGCGGCTCACGGAGTGATTACTCGCCCTCGTCGGGCACCCCTTCTTCGCGTTCGACGAGTCGTACCACCGCAACCACGCGATCCTCATCGCCATCCACGTCGAGCAAGCGAACGCCCTGGGTATTGCGCCCGATTTCCCGGATGTCGTCGACCTTGCAGCGCAGCACCTTTCCTTGAGCCGCCATCACCATGATCTCATCTTCGCCGCGTACCTGGAGGAATCCGACCGCAGGCCCGTTCCGTTCCGTGGTTTTGACACTGATGATGCCTTTACCACCTCGGCCCTGCACCCGATACTCATTCACCGGCGTCCGCTTGCCGTATCCGCCCTCGGTGACGGTCAGAATGGCGGTCGTTGAGTCGGGGGTGATGGTCTCCATGCCGATGACCTCATCACCCGGCTCCAACGTGATCCCGCGCACCCCGTGAGCCGTCCGTCCCATGGCACGCACATCTTCTTCTTTGAATCGAATGGTAATACCCTGCTTTGTGCCCAGCAGAATTTC
The sequence above is drawn from the Nitrospira defluvii genome and encodes:
- a CDS encoding Rieske 2Fe-2S domain-containing protein, which translates into the protein MPDANWTEVGQVDELKQKPLQEVVCGKTTLALSYHDGRFAAISGICNHIGGPLGQGRLDGDYVVCPWHYWKFHRQTGQGEPGYEGDCVPSYSLMIDGGRLYVDLASATKRKKLPKTSHPLARPIVRGEGPIRVLGLATTAMTVDQPRYSASDALLEVALGHAREQLQADTRLIKLRDLSFRPCEGFYSKAAEACTWPCSITQMDPADQMEQVYEGVVHWADVILVSTPIRWGGASSLYYKMVERMNCIQNQETVANRHLLKNKVAAFIIMGGQDNVQGVAGQMMTFFAEVGCQFPQFPFIAHSRGWSAEDMERNNSEVQRSRELRDGAQALVSRAVEMARLMVEGRLAEPPLARGGRKAHQLDSEPTG
- a CDS encoding VOC family protein, which gives rise to MKAHYLGHVVFYVKDLQRSLAFYRDLLGFQEVGRIFNGAAAALTSGRTHHELLLIQVGDAPAPPQGRRRGLYHIGIKVGDSLDELRAAKQELEAAGVVIDGMSDHTVSQSLYLRDPDGNEVEVYVDADEALWKNNPAAVVSPIKPLSL
- a CDS encoding CDGSH iron-sulfur domain-containing protein is translated as MEEPVIAAKQPAVMELEAGTYYWCRCGRSKKQPFCDGSHKGTSFTPMEFTTTEKKTVALCQCKHTKNPPFCDGTHKSL
- a CDS encoding DUF5069 domain-containing protein, with product MIGMEQVRKLAKDLTKTYPRSPREMLGGYVIAARCADKCRAFLLGINGEYNYWPCSLASLLFAYTGIAPDQFKEVVATGATDEELGTWLKVHSKVQDRQAIIEWNNKMRDLRLSEMAPSVQAYMEDYIPKYVPTHRPVYTYFDVYDLEEKRF
- a CDS encoding pirin family protein, giving the protein MHTETIGTKELVGVYQPGSHHMVGDGFPVRNMIPGAGVDEQLSPFLMLDYMGPDQVPPSARQRGVGEHPHRGFETVTIMYHGKVAHRDSTGSGGVIGPGDVQWMTAASGVVHEELHEKEFARQGGLLEGIQLWVNLPKAFKMTTPRYQTLVKEDIPSVDLGGGAGRLRVIAGTFRGVNGPARTFSPVHLYDVRLTAGHQVELALPDGFNSSVFVLHGQVVVNGTQAVGDVELALLGKRGERVTLEAKQDSTLLVMSGQPIEEPIARYGPFVMNTREEIIQAVHDYQAGKMGHLS
- a CDS encoding c-type cytochrome, with amino-acid sequence MQALKVVWTVPALILTAFVVVGNVLSIAEATFQEAPEPGFQWKDGAEVYAKVCAFCHEAKVGPTIRGRGLAPAYITFIVRHGNRAMPSFRAAEIDDESLARVAEYVSKAAANQ
- a CDS encoding VOC family protein, yielding MAVHVYGCNHIVIEVTDAKEAVKFYSDVFGLEMLRGGEGAAWCKLGEHQFMAIFEVEQLQPDRVKHFGLMVRDAEQIKEVRRKLTKKYKLKMAPHFRCDFRDPWGNRIQVGDLSDESLVWLLPYQEVQKTGITFSKPSRTRAGKGATT
- a CDS encoding DsbA family oxidoreductase, coding for MSERSLTIDIYSDVVCPWCYIGKRRLEQALESAQAQERARVFWRPFQLNPTMPKVGIDRRVYLETKFGGPEEVQAIHDRITVAGVSAGIEFAFGRITRTPNTFDAHRLVWFAQQQGRQDALVEALFYGYFMEGVNVGEADQLISLAAGAGLDGAAVGRFLESNDGVEGVRQEEARGRQLGIRGVPYFVLNGKATVSGAQPVETFVAAINQASA
- a CDS encoding FAD-binding oxidoreductase, encoding MASKFIALPKGVSEKTFEAAIAEFRSILGQDSVLVTAEQLAPYIKTMMPVPDADHTPSAALQATTVEQIQKIVAVCNKYTVPIWMISTGRNFGYGSAAPAERGQVVLDLKRMNRILEVDPDLCFALVEPGVTYKQLYDYIQEHKYPLWLSCPAPSAIAGPTGNTLDRGVGYTPYGEHFLFACGMEVVLANGEVLRTGMGSLPKSNTWQVFKWGYGPYLDGIFTQSNYGIVTKFGFWLMPAPPAFKPFVIQYENEDDIVEIVETIRPLRISGVIPNAIVIAHALYEAPTKAKRSDYVTGTGAITDDAVRQIMKDHKLGAWNVYAALYGTQEQIDVNWKIVTDSFSKSGKAKILTEQEAADDPAFQYRAALMRGDMTLKEFSLYNWRGGGGSMWFAPVSQARGSETLKQMAMTKRILGKYGLDYSGEFIVGMRDMHHIVDVLYDKTDPAMTKAAYQCFDELLTEFSNEGYGTYRVNTAFMDKVAHTYGPVQRHVHKTLKEALDPNGILAPGKSGIR
- a CDS encoding twin-arginine translocation signal domain-containing protein, with the protein product MDIDRRSLMKGLLAGGALLALGTPSWAFADRPTRNPKRCLLFLGDNNVDDQFANGVRAACQEVEYDELEMMKVHGGLLSAPGTLVSLLEQTSGARWIAVMDDASAAVFQELARTSGGRFLSVGSHASVNDQACSLRHTWLTASSAQGVGGFLASRLIAARESFSITESFLNESSATSMPSGWSASGFSSYRRAGSDAMHLHCSGLSLLEGCAQLGLTGGEGWTPIPPPISASETVSRQSRQWVESVGYAVAASALGVNEVQEVCSTRAFVSRTFNPNPLRSTQRFVSFVMDL
- a CDS encoding ferredoxin--NADP reductase, which encodes MSEAAGESGYSVTLTERRLVAEGTMAFYFDKPTQFAFTPGQFVDLTLPQPSETDAAGNTRAFSIASAPQESILMVATRLRDTAFKRELQRMPLGSTVRMEGPFGKLVLHADQTRPAVFLAGGIGITPFRSMVVQAAMQRSSHPMVLFYSNRRPEDAPFLEELQALQDKNPHYRFVGTMTEPEKSSRPWQGETGYINAALLSKHLVNVEKPIYYVVGPPGMVTALRAMLKEARIEDSDVRTEKFAGY